Proteins found in one Pontibacter sp. SGAir0037 genomic segment:
- a CDS encoding cold-shock protein, with translation MGRSQETFSKKEKEKKKLKKRQDKEQKKEERKTSSRNGKDLDEMLAYVDEFGNISSTPPDPNKKKKVVDQSEIQIGVSRQEPVDPATLIRKGTVTFFNTSKGYGFIKDHVSQESIFVHQNALSGPIKENDKVSFEVEKGLKGLNAVNVKLAS, from the coding sequence ATGGGAAGATCACAGGAAACTTTTAGTAAAAAAGAAAAAGAAAAGAAAAAGCTGAAGAAAAGGCAGGACAAAGAACAGAAAAAAGAAGAGCGTAAGACCAGCTCCAGAAACGGCAAAGACCTGGACGAGATGCTGGCTTATGTAGATGAATTCGGAAATATCTCTTCTACTCCTCCTGATCCGAACAAGAAAAAGAAAGTAGTAGACCAGTCTGAAATTCAGATCGGTGTATCGCGGCAAGAGCCCGTTGATCCTGCCACCCTGATCAGAAAGGGAACTGTTACCTTCTTTAACACCTCCAAAGGCTATGGTTTTATTAAAGACCATGTAAGCCAGGAAAGCATTTTCGTGCATCAGAACGCTCTGAGCGGACCAATTAAAGAAAACGACAAAGTAAGCTTTGAAGTGGAAAAAGGGTTAAAAGGCCTGAATGCAGTAAATGTGAAGCTTGCCAGCTAA
- a CDS encoding cold-shock protein, with the protein MNKGTVKFFNDLKGFGFIKEANSDQEYFVHVSGLVNEIRENDEVTFDLQEGRKGLNAVNVKRA; encoded by the coding sequence ATGAATAAAGGAACAGTAAAATTCTTTAATGACCTGAAAGGGTTCGGGTTTATCAAAGAAGCAAATTCAGATCAGGAGTACTTCGTACACGTATCTGGCCTTGTAAATGAAATCAGAGAAAATGACGAGGTAACTTTTGACTTACAAGAAGGAAGAAAAGGACTAAACGCGGTTAATGTTAAACGTGCTTAG